The following proteins are encoded in a genomic region of Pseudomonas sp. Os17:
- the glnK gene encoding P-II family nitrogen regulator has translation MKLVTAIIKPFKLDDVRESLSEIGVQGITVTEVKGFGRQKGHTELYRGAEYVVDFLPKVKIDVAIDDKDLDRVIEAITKAANTGKIGDGKIFVVNLEQAIRIRTGETDTDAI, from the coding sequence TTGGACGACGTGCGCGAGTCGCTGTCCGAAATCGGCGTGCAGGGCATTACCGTTACTGAGGTCAAAGGCTTCGGCCGGCAGAAAGGTCACACCGAGCTGTATCGCGGTGCGGAGTACGTGGTGGATTTTCTGCCCAAGGTGAAGATCGATGTCGCCATTGACGACAAGGATCTTGACCGGGTTATCGAGGCGATAACCAAGGCCGCCAACACCGGCAAGATCGGTGACGGCAAGATCTTCGTGGTCAATCTGGAACAGGCTATTCGCATCCGTACCGGCGAAACCGATACCGACGCCATCTAA